A single Desulfovulcanus ferrireducens DNA region contains:
- a CDS encoding NAD(P)H-dependent glycerol-3-phosphate dehydrogenase — protein sequence MPKVAVLGGGSWGTTLANMLAGKGLTTWLWIREAELVEEIKNRGENTWYLPGIKLSPGLRVSPDMAQVVDGADYFLVVIPCQFIRQVLSTYKHLFPHNPIIICASKGVELKTLKPMSQVIEDVLEDKKPYYAILSGPSFAKEVSHKLPTAVSLGCADNNLGRKLQELLSTDYFRVYLNEDYRGVELGGAIKNIMAIAAGISDGLGFGHDARAALITRGLAEMSRLGVALGAKERTFMGLSGMGDLVLTCTGDLSRNRQVGLKLGQGQKLGQILAETRTVAEGVKTTESVYFLSRKLGVELPITEQVYEVLFKDKDPKQAVQELMSRKLKAE from the coding sequence ATGCCTAAAGTTGCCGTTCTCGGAGGAGGTAGCTGGGGCACTACCCTAGCCAACATGCTCGCTGGAAAAGGACTGACCACATGGTTGTGGATCAGGGAAGCAGAGCTTGTGGAGGAAATCAAAAACCGTGGCGAAAACACCTGGTATCTGCCAGGAATAAAGCTTAGCCCAGGACTGCGAGTAAGTCCGGACATGGCTCAGGTGGTAGATGGAGCAGACTACTTTCTGGTGGTCATTCCCTGCCAGTTTATCCGTCAGGTCCTTTCCACTTATAAACACCTTTTCCCGCACAATCCTATTATTATCTGTGCCAGTAAAGGCGTAGAATTAAAGACATTAAAACCCATGTCCCAGGTAATTGAAGATGTGCTTGAGGACAAAAAACCATATTACGCTATCCTTTCTGGCCCTTCTTTTGCGAAAGAGGTTAGTCATAAACTGCCCACGGCTGTAAGCCTTGGCTGTGCAGATAATAATCTGGGACGCAAACTGCAGGAGCTTCTTTCAACAGATTACTTTCGTGTCTATTTAAACGAAGACTATCGCGGAGTAGAACTTGGGGGGGCCATCAAGAATATCATGGCCATTGCCGCTGGTATTTCTGATGGTTTGGGTTTTGGCCATGATGCCCGGGCCGCCCTTATTACCCGGGGGTTGGCTGAAATGAGCCGGCTGGGCGTAGCCTTGGGGGCCAAAGAAAGGACCTTCATGGGCCTTTCCGGCATGGGGGATTTGGTCCTCACCTGTACCGGGGACTTAAGCCGCAACCGCCAGGTGGGACTAAAACTAGGCCAGGGCCAAAAGCTCGGCCAGATCCTGGCCGAGACCAGAACCGTTGCTGAAGGTGTTAAAACCACGGAATCAGTCTATTTTTTAAGCAGAAAACTCGGTGTAGAGTTACCCATAACAGAACAAGTTTATGAAGTTTTATTCAAAGACAAAGATCCTAAACAGGCAGTACAGGAACTAATGAGCCGCAAGCTGAAAGCGGAATGA
- a CDS encoding dihydroorotate dehydrogenase encodes MSQTSSTNPITTVSLGNLCLKNPILTASGTFGYGLEFAPYGNLSSLGGIVVKGLSLKPRKGNPVPRIVETPCGMLNAIGLQNIGVEKFLAHKLPKLPWKETAIIANLYAQTKEEFARLAEILAREKGIAALEVNISCPNVKEGGVLFGQDPDMAAQVTEAVKKNAGNKPVIVKLSPNVTDIKVIARAVEKAGADILSLINTLSGMAVNIYTQKPMLANIIGGLSGPAIKPVALKMVYEVVNCTNLPVIGIGGISTVEDVLEFILVGATAIQIGTANFMRPDKAFQIVEELPRKLAQLNIGSWSEWRGKLKV; translated from the coding sequence ATGAGCCAGACAAGTTCAACAAACCCAATAACTACCGTAAGCCTGGGGAACTTGTGTTTAAAAAACCCCATCCTAACTGCCTCAGGAACCTTTGGTTACGGTCTGGAGTTTGCCCCTTACGGAAATTTGTCCTCCCTGGGGGGGATAGTGGTCAAAGGCTTATCCTTAAAGCCCAGAAAAGGTAATCCCGTCCCTCGAATAGTGGAAACCCCATGCGGGATGCTCAATGCCATTGGCTTGCAAAACATTGGCGTAGAAAAATTTTTGGCTCATAAGTTACCCAAGCTGCCCTGGAAGGAAACAGCCATCATTGCCAATCTTTACGCCCAGACCAAGGAAGAATTTGCCAGGTTGGCTGAAATTTTGGCCCGGGAGAAAGGCATTGCTGCCCTGGAAGTCAATATCTCCTGCCCCAACGTGAAAGAGGGAGGAGTGCTATTTGGTCAGGACCCCGATATGGCTGCCCAGGTCACGGAAGCAGTCAAAAAAAATGCCGGCAACAAACCTGTCATTGTCAAATTAAGCCCCAACGTTACTGACATCAAAGTCATAGCCAGGGCCGTTGAAAAGGCCGGTGCGGATATTTTGTCTCTAATTAATACCTTAAGCGGAATGGCTGTTAATATTTATACCCAAAAGCCCATGCTGGCTAATATTATTGGTGGCCTTTCCGGGCCAGCCATTAAGCCCGTTGCCCTGAAAATGGTTTATGAAGTGGTAAATTGTACCAACCTGCCAGTTATAGGCATTGGCGGCATTAGCACTGTGGAGGATGTCCTGGAGTTTATCCTGGTCGGGGCCACTGCCATTCAGATAGGCACGGCCAACTTCATGCGACCTGACAAAGCCTTTCAAATCGTCGAAGAATTACCCCGAAAACTCGCTCAGTTAAATATTGGTTCCTGGTCTGAGTGGCGGGGAAAGTTGAAAGTATAG
- a CDS encoding CgeB family protein, whose product MLNTVNKYESRTRNHELRILGIHLSLARALEELGAKVLNLNPPPGELLDLSHHPNVQGFNPDLVIQQENLGPRTLLLGLEHFSCPKIFWSIDTHLNSFWHKFYGRNFDLVLTTQKGWVEKLQVLGLEKVKWLPWFGIKKEWKDFSKRKYDLSFVGRVTAHRPARKWLVEFLRQEFKAHIAQNIEFTRMLDIYRQTKLAPNEAIAGEVNFRTFEAASCGALVLNQDLGDEITPLFIPGKETLVFEHVLELRELIKFYLCHQTHAETIARAGWERIQNNHLAIHRAQKLLHYAKGISPKAQSEQQAFKNIVLSLFFLWQNQALALDKKDLIDLFLKLPIDPEVLRGLIELHAQDEKKTKSFLIPILEQKQYDFHLGLNLACSFAALKHNDLPLARQFWHRYLLSNGRKLKPASTPLQLSLFWAKELTRKGEIFRIGLRFNPRNMLPRSALECLIYAEYLGPQNKEVLNEILNLIQNQKGQEPLLLQIQSHLSLIEPENWRLGLDLALTNLKAFRLGQGLEELLLAFETAQKMNKADVFLRRLKKKDATVKSFFVQLLQQIKKQGLAP is encoded by the coding sequence GTGCTTAATACTGTGAACAAATACGAATCTCGGACCAGAAATCACGAATTACGAATTTTAGGCATCCACCTAAGCCTCGCAAGAGCCCTAGAAGAACTCGGAGCTAAAGTCTTAAATCTTAACCCGCCACCAGGTGAACTTCTTGATCTAAGCCACCATCCCAATGTCCAAGGCTTTAATCCCGACCTGGTTATTCAACAGGAAAACCTAGGTCCCAGAACCCTGCTTTTAGGCCTTGAACATTTCTCCTGCCCTAAAATTTTCTGGTCCATTGACACCCACCTGAACTCTTTCTGGCATAAATTCTATGGCCGCAATTTTGATCTTGTCCTGACCACTCAAAAAGGATGGGTAGAAAAACTACAAGTTCTGGGACTGGAGAAGGTCAAATGGCTACCTTGGTTTGGAATAAAAAAAGAATGGAAAGATTTTAGCAAAAGAAAATATGATTTAAGTTTTGTCGGCCGGGTAACTGCCCACAGGCCAGCACGCAAGTGGCTGGTTGAATTTTTGCGCCAAGAGTTCAAGGCGCACATAGCCCAAAATATAGAATTTACCCGGATGCTTGATATTTATAGACAAACAAAACTTGCTCCTAACGAGGCCATAGCCGGAGAAGTAAACTTTCGCACCTTTGAGGCTGCCTCCTGCGGCGCTCTGGTCCTAAATCAAGACTTGGGCGACGAAATCACTCCTCTATTTATCCCGGGCAAAGAAACCCTGGTCTTTGAACATGTTTTAGAGCTCAGGGAGCTCATAAAATTTTATTTATGTCATCAAACCCATGCGGAGACAATAGCCCGCGCCGGGTGGGAAAGAATTCAAAACAACCACTTGGCCATACATCGCGCCCAAAAACTTCTGCACTACGCTAAAGGAATAAGTCCCAAAGCACAGTCAGAACAGCAGGCCTTTAAAAATATTGTCCTCTCTCTCTTTTTCCTCTGGCAAAACCAGGCACTGGCTTTAGACAAGAAGGATCTCATTGATTTATTTTTAAAGCTACCCATTGATCCCGAAGTGTTAAGAGGTTTAATAGAGCTCCATGCGCAGGATGAGAAAAAGACAAAGTCCTTTTTAATCCCTATTTTAGAGCAAAAACAATACGATTTTCATTTGGGGCTAAATCTAGCCTGCTCCTTTGCTGCCTTAAAACACAATGACCTTCCTTTGGCCCGCCAATTCTGGCATAGGTACCTCTTAAGCAATGGACGAAAACTTAAACCTGCCTCCACCCCTTTGCAACTTAGCCTGTTCTGGGCTAAAGAACTTACACGCAAAGGTGAAATCTTTCGCATAGGTCTACGCTTTAATCCCAGGAATATGCTTCCACGGTCCGCCTTGGAATGCCTAATTTATGCGGAATACCTGGGTCCACAAAACAAAGAGGTATTAAACGAAATTTTAAATCTTATCCAAAACCAAAAAGGGCAGGAGCCACTTTTGCTTCAGATTCAATCTCATTTAAGCCTCATTGAACCGGAAAACTGGCGCTTGGGGCTTGATTTAGCGTTGACCAATTTAAAAGCCTTCCGCCTGGGCCAAGGTCTGGAAGAATTGTTATTGGCCTTTGAAACAGCGCAAAAAATGAATAAAGCAGATGTTTTCCTTCGACGGTTAAAGAAAAAGGATGCAACCGTAAAAAGTTTCTTTGTCCAGCTTTTGCAACAGATTAAAAAGCAGGGCCTCGCCCCGTGA
- the rlmN gene encoding 23S rRNA (adenine(2503)-C(2))-methyltransferase RlmN: MKNKTKNILSLNFDQISHWLINRGEKEFRAKQLWPWLWAKRVKDFSLMTNLSKPLRKILAQNFCIKWPEVRDIKESKDGTVKFLLALEDEKLIETVLIPEKDHYTQCLSSQVGCSLACTFCSTGQMGFKRNMYSHEIAAQILVAQDYLQKKNSPKHLTNLVFMGMGEPLLNWKEVREALQIINHPLGLNFSRRKITLSTVGIKGVLQDFGQSKLALLAVSLHAPTQELREKIMPKAARWDLNELVSVLAEYPLARRERITIEYVLLGGVNDTPEHARQLVRLLSRVKCKINLIAYNPGPDSKYRAPEKKDILKFEQILWSKGMTAILRKSKGQDISAACGQLIVMSKLNS, translated from the coding sequence TTGAAAAATAAAACCAAAAACATCCTGAGTTTAAATTTTGACCAAATCTCTCACTGGCTTATAAACAGGGGGGAAAAGGAATTCAGGGCCAAACAGCTCTGGCCCTGGCTTTGGGCCAAAAGGGTAAAAGACTTCTCCCTGATGACCAATTTATCAAAGCCACTGCGAAAAATTCTTGCTCAGAACTTTTGCATTAAATGGCCAGAAGTCAGGGATATTAAAGAAAGTAAAGACGGAACAGTCAAATTTCTACTGGCCCTTGAGGACGAAAAGCTAATCGAAACTGTCCTTATCCCGGAAAAGGATCACTACACGCAGTGCCTGTCCTCACAAGTAGGTTGTTCCCTGGCCTGTACCTTTTGCAGCACTGGCCAGATGGGCTTTAAACGCAATATGTACAGCCATGAAATTGCTGCCCAAATCCTGGTGGCCCAAGACTATCTCCAGAAAAAAAACTCCCCCAAGCACTTGACCAATCTGGTCTTTATGGGCATGGGAGAACCCCTTCTCAACTGGAAAGAAGTTAGAGAGGCCCTGCAAATCATAAATCACCCATTGGGTCTCAACTTCTCCAGACGCAAAATAACCTTGTCCACTGTCGGGATTAAGGGAGTTTTGCAAGACTTTGGACAATCAAAACTGGCGCTTTTGGCAGTTTCTCTCCACGCCCCGACACAGGAACTAAGGGAAAAAATTATGCCCAAAGCAGCCAGATGGGATCTGAACGAGTTGGTGTCCGTGCTGGCCGAGTATCCCCTAGCCAGGCGAGAGAGGATCACTATTGAATATGTCTTGCTGGGCGGAGTAAATGACACGCCAGAGCATGCAAGGCAACTGGTTCGCTTGCTTTCAAGAGTTAAATGCAAAATCAATCTCATAGCTTACAATCCCGGCCCGGATTCAAAGTACAGGGCTCCTGAAAAAAAGGATATTTTAAAGTTTGAGCAAATTCTCTGGTCCAAGGGCATGACAGCTATCTTACGCAAAAGCAAAGGACAAGATATAAGCGCTGCGTGTGGACAATTGATTGTAATGTCAAAGTTAAATAGTTGA
- a CDS encoding DNA repair protein RecN, with amino-acid sequence MLELLRIKNLALIEDLELEFHPGLNVLTGESGAGKSFILKALDFILGEKIPVSMVRPEKDRAVVEALFILNDEEIMLRRELIASTGRSRFYLNDSLSSQEKVLSLRPRLLIHTSQHGQQKLLKPSFHTKILDYFLPKPELLSQKEMALRALRQVLGEKKELEAKIAHLAAQKDFLEYQREEIARVSPKPNEEEELLEELTRLKSRTDFVQNINRALNILHSPETNLLHNLYELQKIISRLAEDEEFVQLDTEMDGVIAILQDMDRTLKSVPVDTEESNIETIEARLFELARLKRKLNKSLDEILALEQEIEQNLSFLDASTLSLKQLERKEKELAQNLSRIIDSLNEQRKQAAKVLKQALEEELKNLGFSEHIQIQFDLYSEEVYPQINELKVRLLWVPNPGQPPQPLDKIASGGELSRFLLALVGLQSEKNLPTLLFDEVDAGIGGITLSRVGEKIKRLSQDRQVILITHWPQLACLADKHFQVQKKIINDQTYTLCTELDNKKSLHELARMAGGGDKGLALARKLTTYRKEV; translated from the coding sequence ATGCTTGAACTTTTACGCATCAAAAACCTTGCCCTTATTGAAGACCTGGAGCTTGAATTTCATCCTGGTTTAAATGTTCTCACTGGCGAGTCAGGAGCAGGCAAATCATTTATCTTAAAAGCCCTGGACTTTATTCTGGGCGAAAAGATTCCCGTGTCAATGGTTCGTCCGGAAAAAGACAGAGCGGTTGTCGAAGCCTTGTTTATCCTGAATGATGAAGAAATCATGCTGCGCCGAGAACTAATTGCTAGTACAGGTCGAAGTAGGTTTTATCTTAATGATAGTTTAAGTTCACAGGAGAAGGTCCTCTCTCTTCGTCCCAGGCTTTTGATCCATACCAGCCAGCACGGTCAGCAAAAATTGTTAAAACCATCTTTTCACACAAAAATATTAGACTATTTTCTGCCCAAACCGGAACTGTTAAGTCAAAAAGAAATGGCACTGCGCGCCTTACGCCAGGTCCTGGGCGAAAAAAAGGAGTTGGAAGCCAAGATTGCCCACCTAGCTGCACAAAAGGACTTCCTGGAGTATCAAAGGGAAGAGATTGCCCGTGTAAGCCCGAAGCCTAATGAAGAGGAAGAGCTTCTGGAGGAACTCACCAGGCTAAAGTCCAGGACAGACTTTGTCCAAAACATCAACCGCGCTCTCAATATCCTGCACAGCCCGGAAACCAATCTTTTGCACAATCTTTATGAGCTGCAAAAAATTATTTCCAGGCTTGCTGAAGATGAAGAATTTGTCCAGCTAGACACAGAAATGGACGGGGTAATCGCCATTTTGCAGGACATGGACAGAACCTTAAAGTCTGTTCCCGTAGACACAGAGGAAAGCAATATAGAGACCATTGAAGCCAGGCTCTTTGAGCTGGCCCGGCTTAAACGTAAATTAAACAAAAGTCTGGACGAAATCCTGGCTCTTGAACAGGAGATTGAGCAAAACCTGTCCTTTCTTGATGCCAGCACCTTGAGTCTAAAACAGCTGGAGCGCAAAGAAAAGGAATTGGCCCAAAACTTAAGCCGGATTATTGACAGCCTTAATGAGCAAAGAAAACAAGCAGCAAAAGTCCTTAAACAGGCCCTTGAAGAAGAATTAAAAAACCTGGGCTTTTCCGAGCACATCCAGATTCAATTTGACCTCTACTCTGAAGAAGTTTATCCACAAATAAATGAATTGAAGGTCAGGCTTTTGTGGGTGCCCAATCCCGGCCAACCTCCCCAACCTCTGGACAAAATCGCGTCCGGCGGCGAGCTTTCCCGCTTTTTACTTGCACTGGTGGGTCTGCAATCTGAAAAGAATCTGCCCACCTTGCTTTTTGATGAGGTCGACGCAGGCATAGGAGGAATCACCTTGTCCAGAGTGGGAGAGAAAATAAAAAGACTCTCTCAGGACAGACAGGTAATCTTGATCACACATTGGCCGCAACTAGCCTGCTTGGCGGATAAACACTTTCAGGTACAAAAGAAGATTATAAACGACCAAACATACACCCTGTGTACAGAACTTGATAACAAAAAGTCTTTACATGAGCTGGCCCGGATGGCTGGCGGTGGAGACAAGGGCCTGGCCCTGGCCCGTAAACTAACAACTTACCGTAAAGAAGTTTAA
- a CDS encoding ABC transporter permease — MKLIITKLLWLVLIFFGITVISFWVIHLAPGSPTDLQTTLNPMAGAGARARLEKIYGLDKPLHIQYLNWLKRIVRFDFGQSLSGDHRPVWDKIKERLPLTLSLNLISMFLILVISIPIGIFSAVYQNSWFDRLMTILVFIGFAIPGFWLALLLMLSFGIYWPILPIAGLTSLDFPYLSFWGKLMDLAKHLALPVFVFTITGLAGMSRFMRTSMLEVLRQDFILTARAKGLPGHVVIFKHGLRNALLPVITILGLSVPGLIGGSVIIESIFALPGLGQLFYQAVMARDYPLIMGNLVLGAILTLAGNLLADIGYALADPRIRLGSRD; from the coding sequence ATGAAACTGATCATAACTAAACTCCTCTGGCTGGTACTAATTTTTTTCGGTATTACGGTCATCAGTTTCTGGGTCATTCACCTGGCCCCTGGTTCACCTACTGACCTGCAGACCACTTTAAATCCCATGGCCGGAGCCGGTGCCAGGGCAAGACTGGAAAAAATTTATGGCCTGGATAAGCCCCTGCATATCCAGTACTTGAACTGGCTAAAACGCATTGTCAGGTTTGATTTTGGCCAGTCTTTAAGCGGAGATCATCGCCCGGTATGGGATAAGATTAAAGAACGCCTACCCCTGACTTTGTCCCTTAACCTCATTTCCATGTTTTTAATACTGGTTATAAGTATCCCCATTGGGATTTTCTCGGCTGTATATCAAAATAGCTGGTTTGATCGCCTAATGACCATCCTGGTCTTTATTGGCTTTGCCATACCAGGATTCTGGCTGGCCCTGCTCCTTATGCTAAGCTTTGGCATTTACTGGCCCATCTTGCCTATTGCCGGCCTGACTTCACTGGATTTTCCATATCTTTCTTTCTGGGGAAAACTCATGGACCTGGCCAAACATTTGGCCCTGCCCGTATTTGTATTCACCATCACCGGGTTAGCTGGCATGTCCAGATTTATGCGTACCTCCATGCTTGAGGTCTTGCGCCAGGATTTTATCCTCACGGCCAGGGCAAAAGGGTTGCCCGGCCATGTAGTCATCTTTAAACACGGTCTAAGAAACGCACTTTTGCCGGTTATTACCATTTTAGGTCTCTCTGTCCCGGGGCTTATTGGCGGTAGCGTGATCATTGAATCCATTTTTGCCCTACCTGGTTTAGGTCAACTCTTTTATCAAGCAGTTATGGCCAGGGATTACCCTTTAATTATGGGCAATCTGGTTCTGGGAGCAATTTTGACCCTGGCGGGGAATCTCCTGGCTGATATTGGTTATGCCTTAGCAGACCCACGCATTAGATTAGGTTCCAGGGATTAG
- a CDS encoding ABC transporter permease: protein MKNRNWLFILGIVIVGSMSLIALLAPVIAPYDPTSLNVDAILAPPSSKYLLGTDSLGRDVFSRLVYGARVSLWVGFIAVGISVGIGIFLGLLAGYFGGIIDEIIMRFVDIMLCFPSFFLILAVIAFLEPSLTNIMIVIGLTSWMGVARLVRAETLSLRQREFILAAKLCGARLWRILFAHILPNALAPVLVSATLGVASAILTESALSFLGLGVQPPTPSWGNMLMEGKDVLEIAPWLSIFPGLCILLTVLGYNLLGESLRDILDPRLKQK from the coding sequence GTGAAAAATAGAAATTGGCTGTTTATCCTAGGTATTGTCATCGTAGGCAGCATGAGCTTGATTGCTCTTCTAGCTCCGGTTATTGCCCCTTATGATCCTACCAGCTTAAATGTTGATGCCATCTTGGCACCGCCTTCTAGTAAATATCTGCTGGGTACGGACAGCCTGGGTCGCGATGTGTTTTCCCGCTTGGTTTACGGGGCCAGAGTCTCTTTATGGGTTGGTTTTATAGCTGTGGGTATTTCTGTAGGTATAGGCATCTTTTTAGGCCTCCTGGCTGGCTATTTTGGCGGAATTATTGATGAGATAATCATGCGTTTTGTCGATATTATGCTCTGTTTCCCTTCCTTTTTTCTTATTCTGGCGGTAATTGCATTTTTAGAACCTAGCTTAACAAACATAATGATTGTTATCGGCCTGACCTCATGGATGGGAGTAGCCAGGCTGGTCAGGGCAGAAACCCTGTCTTTGCGCCAGAGAGAATTTATCCTCGCGGCAAAATTGTGTGGTGCAAGACTATGGCGGATATTATTCGCCCATATCCTCCCTAATGCCCTGGCCCCGGTCCTGGTCTCGGCCACTCTGGGGGTTGCCTCGGCCATTCTCACGGAATCCGCTTTAAGTTTTTTGGGCCTGGGAGTTCAACCGCCTACGCCTAGCTGGGGCAACATGCTCATGGAAGGAAAAGATGTCCTTGAGATTGCTCCCTGGCTATCTATTTTCCCCGGCCTTTGTATCTTACTTACTGTTTTGGGGTATAATTTACTTGGAGAGTCTTTACGTGATATTTTGGATCCGCGCTTGAAACAAAAATAG
- a CDS encoding dihydroorotate dehydrogenase electron transfer subunit yields MNHCLDLKIKHIDFSCSQDFCHLYLEPPDWQFTPGQFVMLRPTAWGKDPLWPRPFSICELTSDYLHIFFQVVGRGTELLSYLTKGDRITVWGPLGKGFSIDQNKPLLIIAGGMGLAPFIGLTRTHKRPELINFLFGHRLNISCYPFDLIPEQVKKEHKQQESEQDLKYFEQYLRLRIQDFASKGTILACGPYPFLKVVHRFALEFNARVQVSLENKMACGIGACLGCVTKNKNDDYIQTCTLGPVFWADEIKI; encoded by the coding sequence ATGAATCACTGTCTTGACCTAAAAATCAAGCACATAGACTTTTCATGTTCACAAGATTTTTGCCACCTTTATCTTGAGCCACCAGACTGGCAATTTACCCCTGGCCAGTTTGTTATGCTAAGACCAACGGCCTGGGGCAAAGACCCTCTCTGGCCCAGACCGTTTTCCATTTGCGAGCTAACCAGCGACTATCTACATATATTTTTCCAGGTAGTTGGCCGAGGCACAGAGCTTTTATCGTACCTAACCAAAGGGGACCGGATCACGGTCTGGGGCCCGCTGGGCAAAGGGTTTAGTATAGACCAGAATAAACCTCTGCTTATCATAGCCGGAGGCATGGGCCTTGCCCCTTTTATTGGCCTGACCAGGACCCACAAGCGGCCAGAGCTGATTAATTTTTTGTTTGGCCATCGTTTGAATATTTCCTGCTATCCCTTTGACCTCATACCAGAACAGGTAAAAAAAGAACATAAGCAGCAGGAATCTGAACAAGATTTAAAATACTTTGAACAATACCTGCGTCTCCGCATCCAGGACTTTGCTTCCAAAGGTACTATTTTGGCCTGCGGCCCCTATCCGTTTTTAAAGGTTGTTCACAGGTTCGCTCTGGAATTTAACGCCAGGGTACAAGTTTCTTTAGAAAACAAAATGGCCTGCGGCATTGGAGCCTGTCTCGGCTGTGTAACCAAAAATAAAAATGATGATTACATTCAAACCTGCACCCTTGGCCCGGTATTCTGGGCTGATGAAATAAAGATATGA
- a CDS encoding HD domain-containing protein, with product MPQPIKDAVSICKTIMRNGYDAYIINAPLQEKALQNSNLIVDICTDLDFEGLKKLFPHIHNIQDESLIASLKQGEIIFHFYPADVLESSYTESTVARLTPRLLKQLAQKDELPMSLACPYVPTPKDVYDGFEDLNSGQICLQGIPDEALKRDYLRAVRALRFSANYHLPIEGNTWLAIVRAARRVLDYVSVSDIMDEWRKVEAENMWAFVQLLFDSMILHGLIPELAALSRVKQIKNPEEGEETVWEHTVQVMRHYPEELPYDWYGTLACLFHDVGKLYTGEIYDQQMTFYQHHQVGAKVTRKILKRLRFDPEEIDLICHLVRHHMRFHFMLTDKGIRRFKSLDEYPRLIEMVRADIKARNGSYKEFNHNIKMLDRADISEEMLEPLLNGHQIMEYTGIKPGPLVGLIRDALLQAQIAGDVTNVEEAITFVRKYKDKEKLS from the coding sequence ATGCCCCAACCCATAAAAGACGCTGTTTCAATCTGTAAAACAATTATGCGTAATGGCTATGATGCCTATATTATCAATGCCCCCCTGCAGGAAAAAGCTCTGCAGAATAGCAATCTTATTGTGGATATCTGTACTGACCTGGATTTTGAAGGTTTGAAAAAACTTTTTCCCCACATACACAATATACAAGACGAGTCATTAATCGCCAGTCTTAAGCAAGGGGAAATCATCTTTCACTTCTACCCTGCAGATGTTCTGGAAAGTTCTTACACAGAAAGCACCGTGGCCAGGCTCACTCCCAGACTTTTAAAGCAGTTAGCACAAAAAGACGAACTGCCCATGAGCCTGGCCTGCCCCTATGTTCCTACTCCCAAAGACGTATATGACGGTTTTGAAGATTTAAATTCCGGACAGATATGTCTGCAAGGAATTCCCGATGAGGCATTGAAAAGAGATTATCTGCGAGCTGTGCGTGCTTTGCGCTTTTCTGCCAATTATCATCTACCTATTGAAGGAAACACTTGGCTAGCCATTGTCAGGGCGGCCAGGAGAGTACTGGATTATGTTTCGGTTTCAGACATAATGGATGAATGGCGCAAGGTGGAAGCAGAGAATATGTGGGCCTTTGTCCAGCTTTTATTTGACAGTATGATCCTGCACGGCCTCATCCCGGAACTGGCAGCCCTGAGTCGTGTCAAACAGATCAAAAACCCCGAAGAAGGCGAGGAAACAGTCTGGGAACACACTGTCCAAGTCATGCGTCACTATCCAGAAGAACTTCCCTATGACTGGTATGGAACATTGGCCTGCCTGTTCCACGACGTTGGCAAACTCTACACCGGGGAAATCTACGACCAGCAAATGACTTTCTACCAACACCACCAGGTCGGAGCTAAAGTGACCAGGAAAATACTAAAAAGACTCCGTTTTGACCCTGAAGAAATCGACCTTATCTGCCATCTTGTCCGGCATCATATGCGCTTTCATTTTATGCTCACTGATAAAGGTATCCGCAGATTTAAAAGCCTGGATGAGTACCCACGACTCATCGAAATGGTGCGCGCCGATATCAAGGCCAGAAACGGCAGCTACAAAGAATTCAATCACAACATAAAAATGCTTGACCGTGCCGATATCAGTGAGGAAATGCTTGAACCGTTGCTTAACGGCCATCAGATCATGGAGTATACAGGCATCAAGCCCGGACCACTGGTAGGACTAATTCGCGATGCATTGCTCCAGGCCCAGATAGCCGGCGATGTGACCAATGTGGAAGAGGCTATTACCTTTGTTCGCAAGTATAAAGACAAGGAAAAGTTGTCTTAA